Genomic DNA from uncultured Desulfuromusa sp.:
CTGTTGCAACGTTTCGCCAATGCAGAGAATGGGGGTTAATTCAGCATGAATCACAGCGATTAACTTTTGGTTGATAAATGCGTTTGTCTCGTGTAACAACTGGCGTCGCTCGGAATGGCCGATAATGACAAACCGGCATCCGGCATCCTGTAAGAACAGGGGAGAGACTTCCCCGGTAAAAGCCCCACTGGTTGTTGGGTAACAATTCTGTGCGGCTAGCTGAATGGGGGAAGACCCTATGATTTCAGATACGGTACTGAGTGCTGTAAACACTGGAGCAATAACGATGTCTCGGTCTGTGATGTTGCTGAGTTCATCAATCAATTGCATAGAGAGTTGTCGCGATTCTTTAATCGTTTTATTCAGCTTCCAGTTACCAGCTATTAGAGGTCTGCGCATCATCTATCCCTTCTGAGCAACGTCAATGTTTTTCTTATTTGTCTGTTAAGGCTGCAACACCAGGTAATATTTTCCCCTCCAGGAATTCGAGGGATGCTCCACCGCCGGTTGAAATATGGGTCATCTGTTGTTGCAGGTTGGATTTATTGACAGCTGCAACAGAATCACCGCCACCAATAATTGACATGCAGTTCGATTTTGCCAAAGCTTTTGCTATGGCGAATGTGCCCCTGGCAAAATTGTCAAATTCAAAAACCCCCATAGGCCCATTCCAGATAACGGTTTTAGCTGTAGAGATCTGTTTCTCAAAAGATTTTATGGTTTCAGGACCGATATCCAGTCCCATACCCAAAGTTGGGAAATCAACGTTTTTGACGCTTGTGGATGGGCTGTCTGCAGCAAAAGTCTCTGCGACAATATGGTCTGTAGGTAATAGAAATTTGACGCCTTGCTTCTGAGCTTTGTCAAGCAGATCGCCAGCAAGCGCGATCCGGTCATTTTCAACCAGAGATTGTCCAACTTCAACACCCTGTGCTTTAAGAAATGTGTATGCCATTCCTCCACCGATCAAAATAGCATCAACCTTTGGTAAAAGATTTTCTATCACCGTAATTTTATCGCTGACTTTCGCCCCACCAAGAATTGCCACAAAGGGGCGGTCTGGGTGAGCCAGTGCACCACCGAGGTATTGAAGCTCTTTTTCCATAAGAAAACCGGCAACAGCAGGGTGTAATAAGCGTGCAACTCCTTCCGTTGAAGCATGTGCCCGGTGAGCTGTACCAAAAGCATCATTCACATAGATTTCTGCCAGGCCTGCAAGCTGGGCTGCAAAAGCTGGATTATTGTCTGTTTCACCACTGTGGAAACGAACGTTTTCCAGCAACATGATCCGACCATTGTTGAGCTGATCTGCCAGCAGTTGAATGTTGTCACCAATGCAATCGGGTGCCATGACAACCTGTTGACCAAGAAGGTTGCTTAAATGCGTTGCAACTGGGCAGAGACTGAAATCAGGTGATGGTTTTCCTTTAGGACGGCCAAGGTGAGATGCGAGAATGACCTTGGCTCCTTGCTCCAATAGATAGCGGATGGTTGGCAGCGCCGCCCGGATACGGGTGTCGTCGGTTATTTTGCCTTCTTTATCTATGGGGACATTGAAGTCGCAGCGACAGAAAACCCGTTTACCTTGAACATCAACATCTCTAAGCGATTTCTTTTCAAACATTAATATCTCCAGAAAGTATAGAATGAGCTTTTAAGATTTTTGCACAGTCACCAGACAAGTGAAGGTATTAATGGGCCGAGATATAACGAACCAGATCGAAAACCCGGTTCGAGTAACCCCATTCATTGTCATACCAGGTTAAGATTTTAACCATATTTCCGCCGATGACGTTGGTAATTAATGAATCAAAGGTGGATGATGCAGCAGAACCATTAAAGTCGCGAGAGACTAAGGGAAGCTCACAATAGTCGAGGATTCCTTTGAGCTCGTTTTCAGAAGCTGCTCGCATGGCGGCATTCACTGCTTCGATGCTGGTCGATTTTTCTGTTTCCACAACAAGGTCAACCAGGGAGACATTAGGAGTCGGCACCCTGATGGCCATTCCTTCGAGCTTGCCTTTGAGTTGTGGTAAAACCAGAGCTGTTGCTTTTGCGGCACCTGTTGTTGTCGGGATCATTGAAATCCCTGCAGCCCTGGCACGACGGAGATCCCTGTGGGGCAGGTCAAGTATTTTCTGATCATTTGTATAAGAATGAACAGTTGTCATCATTCCGCGGACAATACCGAATTTTTCCAGCAGTACTTTAGCGACCGGAGCAAGGCAGTTAGTGGTGCAGGAGGCATTGGAGATGATATCATCTGTTGTCGGGTTATATTGTTCTTCATTGATGCCCATACAGATGGTGATATCCGCACCTTTTCCCGGTGCGCTGATGACGACTTTTTTAGCTCCGGCACTCAGGTGTTGAGCTGCCAGATCCCGGGCAGAGAAAAATCCTGTTGATTCAATCACAATATCAACCCCGAGTTCTCGCCAGGGTAATTGAGCCGGATCGCGTTGGGAAAGAATTTTAATCGTTTTCCCATCGACGAGCAGATTGTCGCCATCCGTTTCTACTGTTCCAGCAAAGATTCCGTGAACGGAATCATATTTGAAGAGATGTGCCAGTGTTGCGGCGTCGGTGAGGTCATTGACAGCAACAACATCAAAACTGTTTGATTGGCTGGCAATCCGCAGGACATTTCTACCTATTCGACCGAATCCGTTAATCGCAACTTTTACAGACATTATGGTGCCTCCTGAAAAAATATGAAAAATTGAGTAATATTTTCGTAAGGTTCTCAGCCAGTTACTGCGAGGCCGATCAACCTTCTTAAAGAGTACATAAAGTTACGCCGATTGCAAATGACTTTCAACGAAAATAGTTGTGGGTTTTATCCTTGCGGCATGCAACAATTTTAGGTATAAGGGCAACGCTCCCAGGGGGACGAAAGGAACAGTCAAGTGCGCGTATGTTTGCTGGCAAGCGGTAGTCGTGGAAACAGTGCATTGGTCGAAGCCGATGGCTGTCGGCTGCTTATTGACGCCGGATTGTCGGGAATTGAGACTGAACGGCGACTTTCGACTATTGGGTTGAGATGCGAGGATTTGCACGGAATTCTGGTGACCCATGAGCATCATGATCATGTTGGTGGAATCGGTCCACTTGCACGTCGTTATGACTTACCTGTGCATCTTGATTACCAAACCCATGCTTCGTTGCCGAAGCTTGGAAAAATTAGAGATTTACATCACTTTACTGCCGGAGAAACTTTTTCTTTCCGGGATTTATCTATATCATCATTCTCTACAACCCATGATGCCGTGAACCCTGTCGGTTTTACAATTAACTCAAGTGAAGGGAAAATCGGCTTTGCCACGGATCTTGGGATGACGACACGCCTGGTTGTGCAACAGCTGAAAGAATGTCGGGTTCTGGTTCTGGAAGCCAATCACGATGAACAAATGCTGCAGGATGGTCCATATCCCTGGGATTTGAAACAGCGGATCCGGAGTCGGCATGGTCATTTGTCAAATAATGAATCTTGTTTGTTGTTGGAGGAGGTCTGCTGGTCGGGTCTGGAGGCTATCTTTCTGGCACATTTAAGTGAAGAAAACAATTGTCCCACCCTTGCTGCTGAAACTTTTCGTAACGTTTTAAATGATTGTGGTCTAACATCGGAAATTATTGTCGGACGGCAGAGTCAAGCTAGTTTGTGCTTTGATGTAAAGACCATTATGGTTTCCTGAATAGAAAAAATTGGAGAGAAAATGGCCTGGAGAATCGTTGTTGGACTCAAGAAACATATAAAAGATGCTCGTGGAGAACGGGTTCGTCGGGAAATCGAAGAGCATTTGCATCTAGATCTACCCATTGTGCGAACTTTGGATGTCTATACCTTGGATGCTGACTTAAGCAGTGCAGAGGTTGAGCGTGCTGCCTCTGGTCCGTTTTCTGATCCGGTCATTCAGGAGTACACCATTAATCAGCCTCTGGCGAATAATTTTGATATGCTGATTGAGGTGGGACTTCGCCCCGGGGTGACGGACAATACCGGCCGGACGGCAAAGGAAGCGATTCAATATCTTACGGGGCGACCGTTTGCCGCAGGTGAGAGCGTATACACCTCAACACAGTATGTGTTTACCGGTCTGACGGATAAGACCGTAGCCGAAAAGATTGCCAAAGATTTTCTGGCCAATGGTTTGATTCAGTATTGGACGATTTTGACTTATGACGAACTGGACCCTGTGGTTGGTGTTCCTGTTACTGTTCCCAAGGTTATCAGTGAGGCGGCCCCGACGGTCAGGACTCTGAATCTACAGATATCTGATGAAGAGTTACTTGATATCAGTAGGCAAGGAATGTTGGCTCTTAATCTTGAGGAAATGCACAAAATCAAGCAACATATTGACAACCCTCAGGTGGTTTCTGAACGTCAGCGTTTTGGTCTTGGAGCTGAACTGACTGATGTTGAGCTGGAAGCTTTGGCACAAACCTGGAGTGAGCATTGTAAGCATAAAATATTTTCCGCCCGAATTGACTATGAAGATGAATCCGGGAAAGTGGAACAGATAGACTCACTGTTCAAAACATATATTGTTGGTGCGACAGATCAGGTTCGTAAAAATCTGGGCGCTGATGATTATTGTTTGTCAGTGTTTAAAGACAATGCCGGGGTGATTGAATTTGATTCTGACTGGAGCATTGTTTTTAAAGTTGAAACCCACAATTCTCCCAGTGCACTGGATCCTTACGGTGGGGCTCTGACCGGAATAGTTGGTGTGAACCGTGATGGTATGGGGACGGGGATGGGAGCCCGTTTGATTTTTAATACGGATGTCTTCTGTTTTGCTTCACCTTTTATGAGTCAAGAGCTGCCCCCACGTCTTTTGCATCCACGACGAATTTTTGAAGGTGTTGTCGAAGGGGTTGAGCATGGTGGTAACAAGAGTGGTATTCCAACGATTAATGGCTCTCTTGTTTTTGATGATCGCTTTGCCGGAAAACCTCTGGTTTATTGTGGCACCGCTGCAATCATGCCACGACTGTTGAATGGTCAGCCCTGCCATGAAAAAAAGGTGCAGATTGGTGATCATATTGTCATGACCGGTGGCCGGATTGGCAAGGATGGTATCCACGGAGCGACTTTTTCTTCGGAGGAACTTCACGAAGGTTCTCCGGTGACAGCTGTCCAGATTGGTGACCCGATCACCCAGCGTAAGATGTTCGATTTTTTGATTCTTGCTCGTGATCGCGGATTATATCATTCCATTACTGATAATGGCGCCGGTGGTCTTTCCTCTTCAGTTGGTGAAATGGCAGAAGATACCGGGGGATTTGAACTTCATCTGGACCGTGCACCACTGAAATATCCTGGTCTCCAGCCTTGGGAAATCCTTATTTCTGAAGCCCAGGAGCGGATGACTTTAGCTGTACCTGAAGAAAAACTGGATGCTTTTATTTCCCTGGCGACAGAGATGGATGTCGAAGCAACCGACCTTGGAATCTTTACCGATTCAGGTTATTTCCATTGCCTTTATGAAGGAAAGACAGTTTCATATCTGGGGATGGATTTTGTTCATGACGGCGTGCCTCAATTGGTTATACCGGCAAAATGGCAACCAAGAGAGCTGGAAGAGCCCGCATTTTTACAACCCGCTGATCTTGGTCAGGAG
This window encodes:
- the tpiA gene encoding triose-phosphate isomerase, producing the protein MMRRPLIAGNWKLNKTIKESRQLSMQLIDELSNITDRDIVIAPVFTALSTVSEIIGSSPIQLAAQNCYPTTSGAFTGEVSPLFLQDAGCRFVIIGHSERRQLLHETNAFINQKLIAVIHAELTPILCIGETLQQREEGQMLETLTRQIEEGLAGLTADQMATVVIAYEPIWAIGTGKTASSEQAQEAHAFIRELLQELFNPTVAGQTRILYGGSVKPENIDNLMAQKDIDGALVGGASLKAEDFIRIVKFL
- a CDS encoding phosphoglycerate kinase, whose protein sequence is MFEKKSLRDVDVQGKRVFCRCDFNVPIDKEGKITDDTRIRAALPTIRYLLEQGAKVILASHLGRPKGKPSPDFSLCPVATHLSNLLGQQVVMAPDCIGDNIQLLADQLNNGRIMLLENVRFHSGETDNNPAFAAQLAGLAEIYVNDAFGTAHRAHASTEGVARLLHPAVAGFLMEKELQYLGGALAHPDRPFVAILGGAKVSDKITVIENLLPKVDAILIGGGMAYTFLKAQGVEVGQSLVENDRIALAGDLLDKAQKQGVKFLLPTDHIVAETFAADSPSTSVKNVDFPTLGMGLDIGPETIKSFEKQISTAKTVIWNGPMGVFEFDNFARGTFAIAKALAKSNCMSIIGGGDSVAAVNKSNLQQQMTHISTGGGASLEFLEGKILPGVAALTDK
- the gap gene encoding type I glyceraldehyde-3-phosphate dehydrogenase; the protein is MSVKVAINGFGRIGRNVLRIASQSNSFDVVAVNDLTDAATLAHLFKYDSVHGIFAGTVETDGDNLLVDGKTIKILSQRDPAQLPWRELGVDIVIESTGFFSARDLAAQHLSAGAKKVVISAPGKGADITICMGINEEQYNPTTDDIISNASCTTNCLAPVAKVLLEKFGIVRGMMTTVHSYTNDQKILDLPHRDLRRARAAGISMIPTTTGAAKATALVLPQLKGKLEGMAIRVPTPNVSLVDLVVETEKSTSIEAVNAAMRAASENELKGILDYCELPLVSRDFNGSAASSTFDSLITNVIGGNMVKILTWYDNEWGYSNRVFDLVRYISAH
- a CDS encoding MBL fold metallo-hydrolase, whose amino-acid sequence is MRVCLLASGSRGNSALVEADGCRLLIDAGLSGIETERRLSTIGLRCEDLHGILVTHEHHDHVGGIGPLARRYDLPVHLDYQTHASLPKLGKIRDLHHFTAGETFSFRDLSISSFSTTHDAVNPVGFTINSSEGKIGFATDLGMTTRLVVQQLKECRVLVLEANHDEQMLQDGPYPWDLKQRIRSRHGHLSNNESCLLLEEVCWSGLEAIFLAHLSEENNCPTLAAETFRNVLNDCGLTSEIIVGRQSQASLCFDVKTIMVS
- a CDS encoding phosphoribosylformylglycinamidine synthase subunit PurS; translated protein: MAWRIVVGLKKHIKDARGERVRREIEEHLHLDLPIVRTLDVYTLDADLSSAEVERAASGPFSDPVIQEYTINQPLANNFDMLIEVGLRPGVTDNTGRTAKEAIQYLTGRPFAAGESVYTSTQYVFTGLTDKTVAEKIAKDFLANGLIQYWTILTYDELDPVVGVPVTVPKVISEAAPTVRTLNLQISDEELLDISRQGMLALNLEEMHKIKQHIDNPQVVSERQRFGLGAELTDVELEALAQTWSEHCKHKIFSARIDYEDESGKVEQIDSLFKTYIVGATDQVRKNLGADDYCLSVFKDNAGVIEFDSDWSIVFKVETHNSPSALDPYGGALTGIVGVNRDGMGTGMGARLIFNTDVFCFASPFMSQELPPRLLHPRRIFEGVVEGVEHGGNKSGIPTINGSLVFDDRFAGKPLVYCGTAAIMPRLLNGQPCHEKKVQIGDHIVMTGGRIGKDGIHGATFSSEELHEGSPVTAVQIGDPITQRKMFDFLILARDRGLYHSITDNGAGGLSSSVGEMAEDTGGFELHLDRAPLKYPGLQPWEILISEAQERMTLAVPEEKLDAFISLATEMDVEATDLGIFTDSGYFHCLYEGKTVSYLGMDFVHDGVPQLVIPAKWQPRELEEPAFLQPADLGQELKQLLSRLNICSKESVVRRYDHEVQAGTVIKPLLGVTNDGPSDAAVFRPLLDSFSGVVVSHGICPSYSDIDTYHMMACAIDEGLRNYVAVGGDIDHVAGLDNFCWCDPVESSKTPDGKYKAAQLVRANQALYDYCVAYGVPLISGKDSMKNDYQIGDRKISIPPTVLFSVIGKIADVRQAVSMEVKRSSDLVYLLGKTADELGGSEYYAQHNELGRQVPQVDAESALLRYRTLNQAQKQGLVASCHDLSDGGLGVALAESAFAGGFGMQIDLASVDVEQTVREDKILFSESQSRLLVTVHTEHKDEFEKLFAGQSCSCIGQVIDNGELIITGLQGQKLLHQSLEQLKQAWQAPLREM